A region of Bacillus cabrialesii DNA encodes the following proteins:
- a CDS encoding IS3 family transposase (programmed frameshift), with translation MGTRVSYPVEVKQKAVEMRLAGVPMKEIMQELNIKNKTQIQTWVRWYKAGDTHRFEQPVGKQYTYGKGPEYSSELEKLQAENRYLRQQNEVFKKVQRIGKEVDSETSVELVEVLCSTMTVQDICIHLGISRASYYRWKKNRMKDHPKRHLEKQIGTLCREHKYRYGYRKITAILKKGMRINHKTVQRIMQKNQWQCRVKVKKRKKNGQPYAVVDNILDRNFQSDRPLEKLVTDITYLPYGQKQLYLSSILDLYNGEVIAYTIGDKQDTDFVLDTLEQLPTLPENCVLHSDQGSVYTSYEYQKAVNTKGIIMSMSRKGTPADNASIESFHSLLKSETFYLNSIDRTTTAIVERTVTEYIHYYNNIRIQTKLNNQSPINYRQLAV, from the exons ATGGGGACAAGAGTGAGTTATCCGGTTGAAGTGAAACAGAAGGCTGTAGAAATGAGATTGGCAGGCGTACCTATGAAAGAGATCATGCAGGAGTTGAATATTAAGAATAAGACACAGATTCAGACATGGGTTAGATGGTACAAGGCTGGTGATACACATCGATTCGAACAGCCTGTTGGAAAGCAATACACTTACGGAAAAGGTCCAGAGTATTCTTCCGAATTAGAGAAACTGCAGGCAGAGAACCGTTACCTGAGACAACAGAATGAAGTGT TTAAAAAAGTACAACGAATTGGAAAGGAAGTTGATAGCGAAACGTCAGTCGAACTTGTAGAAGTATTGTGCAGCACAATGACCGTGCAGGATATCTGTATTCATTTAGGTATCTCTCGAGCGTCTTATTATCGTTGGAAGAAGAATCGGATGAAGGATCATCCCAAGCGACATTTGGAAAAACAAATCGGTACGTTGTGCCGAGAGCACAAGTATCGATATGGATATCGGAAAATCACAGCCATTTTAAAAAAGGGAATGCGTATCAACCATAAAACGGTTCAACGTATTATGCAGAAAAATCAGTGGCAGTGCCGGGTTAAGGTGAAAAAGCGTAAGAAGAATGGGCAGCCATATGCCGTAGTCGATAATATATTGGATCGGAACTTTCAGTCTGATCGCCCTCTTGAAAAACTAGTAACGGACATCACATATTTGCCTTATGGACAGAAACAATTGTACCTTTCCAGTATATTAGATTTATACAATGGAGAAGTGATTGCTTATACGATTGGCGATAAGCAGGACACAGACTTTGTCTTAGACACACTTGAGCAGCTGCCAACATTGCCTGAGAACTGCGTGTTACATAGCGACCAAGGTTCTGTGTATACATCCTACGAGTATCAAAAAGCTGTTAACACAAAAGGCATTATCATGAGCATGTCCCGCAAAGGGACGCCCGCTGATAATGCCTCCATCGAATCGTTTCATTCCTTACTAAAGTCTGAAACGTTCTATCTTAACAGCATTGATCGAACTACGACCGCCATCGTAGAACGCACTGTCACAGAATACATTCATTATTATAACAATATTCGTATTCAAACGAAACTAAACAACCAATCACCGATAAACTATCGGCAATTGGCTGTTTAA
- the speB gene encoding agmatinase, producing MRFDEAYSGKVFIASRPEWEGADAILYGMPMDWTVSYRPGSRFGPNRIREVSIGLEEYSPYLDRDLADLNFFDAGDIPLPFGNPQRSLDMIEEYVDSILEKGKFPMGMGGEHLVSWPVIKAMYKKYPDLAIIHFDAHTDLRVDYEGEPLSHSTPIRKAAELIGPQNVYSFGIRSGMKEEFEWAKENGMHISKFEVLEPLKEVLPKLAGRPVYVTIDIDVLDPAHAPGTGTVDAGGITSKELLASVHEIARSEVNVKGADLVEVAPVYDHSEQTANTASKIIREMLLGFVK from the coding sequence ATGAGATTTGATGAAGCTTATTCAGGAAAAGTATTTATCGCGAGCCGTCCAGAGTGGGAAGGGGCGGACGCCATCCTTTACGGCATGCCGATGGACTGGACGGTCAGCTATCGTCCGGGCTCACGCTTTGGCCCGAACAGAATTCGCGAGGTGTCAATCGGCCTTGAAGAATACAGCCCGTATTTAGACCGTGATCTGGCCGACCTGAACTTCTTTGACGCCGGCGACATTCCGCTGCCGTTCGGTAATCCGCAGAGAAGCCTTGATATGATTGAGGAATACGTGGACAGCATCTTGGAAAAAGGGAAATTCCCAATGGGCATGGGCGGGGAGCATCTCGTGTCATGGCCTGTCATTAAAGCGATGTACAAGAAATATCCAGACCTTGCGATTATCCATTTTGACGCACATACAGATCTTCGCGTCGATTATGAGGGAGAACCGCTTTCTCATTCTACGCCGATCCGCAAAGCGGCAGAATTAATCGGGCCGCAAAATGTATATTCATTCGGAATTCGTTCCGGCATGAAAGAAGAGTTTGAATGGGCGAAGGAAAACGGCATGCACATCTCAAAATTTGAAGTGCTTGAACCGCTGAAGGAAGTTCTTCCGAAGCTCGCGGGACGTCCGGTTTATGTCACAATCGATATTGACGTACTAGACCCTGCGCACGCCCCGGGAACTGGAACGGTGGACGCAGGCGGCATCACGTCTAAAGAACTGCTTGCATCCGTCCATGAAATCGCGCGTTCAGAGGTGAACGTGAAGGGCGCTGACTTAGTAGAAGTCGCGCCGGTGTACGACCACTCAGAACAAACGGCAAACACAGCCAGCAAAATCATCCGTGAGATGCTGCTTGGGTTTGTGAAATAA
- the speE gene encoding spermidine synthase, with amino-acid sequence MSELWYTEKQTKNFGITLKVNKTLHTEQTEFQHLEMVETEEFGNMLFLDGMVMTSEKDEFVYHEMVAHVPLFTHPNPEHVLVVGGGDGGVIREILKHPSVKKATLVDIDGKVIEYSKKFLPSIAGKLDDPRVDVQVDDGFMHIAKSENQYDVIMVDSTEPVGPAVNLFTKGFYAGIAKALKDDGIFVAQTDNPWFTPELITNVQRDVKEIFPITKLYTANIPTYPSGLWTFTIGSKKYDPLAVEDSRFFDIDTKYYTKDIHKAAFVLPKFVSDLIK; translated from the coding sequence TTGAGCGAACTTTGGTACACAGAGAAGCAGACGAAAAACTTTGGCATTACATTGAAGGTTAATAAAACGTTACATACAGAACAAACGGAGTTTCAGCATTTAGAAATGGTGGAAACAGAAGAGTTCGGCAACATGCTGTTTTTGGACGGCATGGTCATGACATCTGAAAAAGACGAATTCGTATATCACGAAATGGTGGCGCATGTCCCGCTATTCACGCACCCAAATCCGGAGCACGTTCTTGTTGTAGGCGGCGGTGACGGCGGCGTCATCAGAGAAATCCTGAAGCATCCGAGCGTGAAAAAAGCGACTCTTGTTGATATTGACGGCAAGGTCATCGAATACTCTAAAAAGTTCCTTCCTTCTATCGCAGGCAAACTGGACGATCCGCGCGTTGACGTTCAGGTGGATGACGGATTTATGCACATTGCGAAATCTGAAAATCAATATGACGTGATTATGGTAGATTCAACTGAACCTGTCGGACCGGCTGTAAACCTGTTTACAAAAGGATTCTACGCGGGAATCGCGAAGGCGCTGAAAGATGACGGCATTTTCGTCGCTCAGACGGACAACCCATGGTTTACGCCGGAATTAATCACAAATGTACAGCGCGACGTGAAGGAAATCTTCCCGATTACGAAGCTGTATACTGCTAACATTCCAACATACCCAAGCGGTTTGTGGACATTTACAATCGGCTCGAAAAAATATGATCCGCTCGCAGTGGAAGACAGCCGTTTCTTCGATATTGATACGAAATATTACACAAAAGATATTCATAAAGCGGCGTTTGTTCTGCCGAAATTTGTGAGTGACCTGATTAAATAA
- a CDS encoding transglycosylase domain-containing protein, which yields MDAMTNKRLRLTLKTVRAFIFLGALAALAAAAVFMTVILIAKYQGAPSVQVPQSTILYANDGSKLGETNYGEKRYWVPLKDMNPTIVKATVAVEDQNFYDHHGFDYKRMAGAALADLKAFAKVQGASTITQQYARNLYLEHDKTWKRKWNEAFYTIRLEQNYSKDEILEGYLNTIYYGHGAYGIEAASRLYFGKHAKNLTDAEAALLAGIPKGPSGYSPYVNETKAKERQKTIVRMMEKQRMISQKKADELIKEPLSYQPLNKQVSKRKAPYFYDNAMKELEKTLGMTREQIETSGLNVYTTVDKRMQRIAEETITETVNAGSDIQVGFSAIDPRTGNVLALVGGRDYQKSPFDRTTQAKRQPASTIKPLLYYKAIQSGFTPVTLMKSEETEFQIDAKGETYSPSNYNGYYANKPITLLQALALSDNIYAVKTHLFLGTNKLVQAAKEFGITAHLQALPSLALGTEPVRPIEMVNAYAMLANGGKKIEPTFISRVTDAAGHALYENPNQHKQVLDEKAAFVTASMMTGMFDTDLNGYTSVTGRTIANRLTRTYAGKSGTTSADSWMIGFNPKLAAGVWTGYDKNSTIDSVEEKSYAKTIWADFMEDALKGEPEMAFKPPKGVTGVYIDPKTGYSSGPGCAAKHYTYFVKGTEPANVCYGAEPAKQTKDRLPAKEKPASPKKWWDKWLGRNH from the coding sequence GTGGACGCAATGACAAATAAACGGCTGAGACTGACGCTGAAAACCGTTCGCGCCTTTATCTTTTTAGGGGCTTTGGCGGCCTTAGCGGCGGCGGCTGTGTTTATGACTGTCATTTTGATAGCCAAATACCAAGGCGCTCCCTCGGTGCAAGTGCCGCAATCCACGATTTTGTACGCGAATGACGGCTCAAAGCTCGGAGAAACGAATTACGGAGAAAAGCGCTATTGGGTCCCCTTAAAGGACATGAATCCGACGATTGTAAAAGCGACAGTGGCGGTTGAAGACCAGAATTTCTACGATCACCATGGCTTTGACTATAAACGCATGGCAGGCGCGGCGCTTGCTGATCTGAAAGCATTTGCCAAGGTTCAAGGCGCAAGCACCATCACCCAGCAATATGCGAGAAACTTATACCTTGAACACGATAAAACGTGGAAACGGAAATGGAATGAGGCATTCTACACGATCCGTCTGGAACAAAACTATTCTAAGGACGAGATATTAGAAGGCTATTTAAATACGATTTATTACGGCCACGGTGCCTACGGTATTGAAGCCGCTTCCCGCCTGTATTTCGGCAAGCATGCGAAAAACCTGACGGATGCGGAGGCGGCGCTTTTGGCGGGAATTCCGAAAGGCCCATCCGGCTATTCGCCGTATGTCAATGAAACGAAGGCCAAGGAGCGCCAGAAAACGATTGTGCGGATGATGGAAAAGCAGCGGATGATCAGCCAAAAGAAAGCGGATGAGCTCATCAAAGAACCTCTTTCCTATCAGCCCTTGAATAAACAAGTTTCCAAGAGAAAGGCTCCTTACTTCTATGACAATGCCATGAAAGAGCTGGAGAAAACGCTCGGCATGACGCGGGAGCAAATTGAAACGAGCGGGTTAAATGTCTACACAACAGTAGATAAACGGATGCAGCGCATCGCCGAGGAGACCATTACCGAAACGGTTAACGCCGGCTCTGACATTCAAGTCGGGTTTTCAGCCATTGATCCCCGCACAGGAAACGTTCTCGCCCTTGTCGGCGGCAGGGATTATCAAAAAAGCCCGTTTGACCGGACGACACAGGCTAAGCGCCAGCCCGCTTCGACGATCAAGCCTTTGCTGTATTATAAAGCGATTCAGAGCGGATTCACGCCTGTCACCTTGATGAAAAGCGAAGAAACCGAGTTTCAAATTGATGCAAAGGGAGAAACCTATTCTCCAAGCAACTATAACGGATACTACGCCAATAAACCGATAACGCTTCTGCAGGCGCTGGCGCTTTCCGACAACATTTACGCTGTAAAAACACATCTTTTTCTAGGCACGAACAAACTCGTTCAGGCGGCAAAGGAATTCGGCATCACCGCCCATCTTCAAGCGCTGCCGTCCCTGGCGCTCGGCACTGAACCCGTGCGCCCGATTGAGATGGTCAACGCCTACGCCATGCTCGCAAATGGCGGAAAGAAAATCGAACCGACTTTTATCTCAAGGGTCACGGACGCGGCGGGACATGCGCTGTATGAAAACCCGAATCAGCATAAACAAGTGCTTGATGAAAAAGCCGCCTTTGTCACAGCGAGTATGATGACAGGCATGTTTGATACGGATTTAAACGGCTATACGTCGGTAACCGGACGGACAATCGCCAATCGCTTGACAAGGACGTACGCGGGAAAATCAGGAACCACCAGCGCAGACAGCTGGATGATCGGCTTCAATCCGAAGCTGGCCGCAGGTGTTTGGACGGGCTATGACAAAAACAGCACGATCGACTCGGTCGAAGAAAAAAGCTACGCCAAAACAATTTGGGCGGACTTCATGGAGGATGCGCTCAAAGGAGAACCGGAAATGGCGTTCAAACCGCCAAAAGGCGTAACCGGCGTGTACATTGATCCGAAAACAGGCTACTCATCCGGCCCCGGTTGTGCAGCCAAGCATTACACGTATTTTGTGAAAGGCACAGAGCCGGCAAACGTCTGCTACGGGGCGGAACCCGCTAAACAAACAAAAGACCGGCTTCCAGCCAAAGAAAAGCCGGCTTCCCCAAAAAAGTGGTGGGATAAATGGCTGGGGCGGAATCATTGA
- a CDS encoding YwhD family protein — MEEKKKKSIGFNIIKSDPTDGHGGFGVGALSLDNISPVFVDVEEKEAFVDIGAMHARSTVEKGIKFLPNKEEVPNGKPYWLVWVTIDRKEEGPYYAGVTACEMTVDRSIRRGYKSLPEHVNLMDKSMKRKIIVDKMDDSSKRVLGEFLKKHDQGVWDRSSDELKTGLLPEDN, encoded by the coding sequence ATGGAAGAAAAAAAGAAAAAATCAATCGGATTCAATATTATCAAAAGTGATCCGACAGACGGACATGGCGGTTTCGGCGTAGGGGCGCTCAGCCTTGATAACATTTCTCCCGTATTCGTCGATGTAGAGGAAAAAGAAGCGTTCGTTGATATCGGCGCCATGCACGCCCGCAGCACCGTTGAAAAAGGAATTAAATTTCTGCCGAATAAAGAAGAAGTTCCAAACGGAAAACCGTACTGGCTTGTGTGGGTGACGATTGACAGAAAAGAAGAGGGGCCTTATTACGCCGGTGTGACAGCCTGTGAAATGACGGTTGACAGAAGCATTAGAAGAGGCTACAAATCGCTGCCTGAGCATGTGAATCTGATGGATAAATCCATGAAGCGGAAAATTATCGTCGATAAAATGGACGACAGCTCGAAGCGCGTGCTCGGCGAGTTTCTGAAAAAACACGATCAAGGCGTATGGGACCGATCCTCAGATGAATTAAAAACAGGCCTGCTTCCGGAAGACAATTAA
- a CDS encoding site-2 protease family protein, producing MDRFLYYPLSLMPYLVITLIVSFTMHELAHAYVAYKFGDDTAKKQGRLTLNPIKHLDPFGTILILVAGFGWARPIPVNRRFFKKPRLAGVLVSIAGPVSNLILAFIGFFLLVLMHAYGMEMLAAFSTGLDQFFSIWIQLNLVLFLFNLLPLPPLDGYRIIEDLVPPGVRAKMTQAESYGFIVFLVLFVTPLGSYVLWPLLNAGRDRILQLFSAIFQPLL from the coding sequence TTGGACCGTTTTTTATACTATCCATTATCTTTAATGCCATACCTCGTCATCACGTTAATTGTGTCGTTTACGATGCACGAGCTTGCCCATGCTTATGTCGCATACAAATTCGGTGACGATACGGCGAAAAAACAAGGAAGGCTGACGCTGAATCCCATTAAACACCTTGATCCGTTCGGAACCATTTTGATTCTGGTGGCCGGCTTCGGGTGGGCGCGCCCTATTCCCGTTAATCGCCGCTTCTTTAAGAAACCGCGGCTTGCGGGTGTGCTCGTATCCATCGCCGGGCCTGTCAGTAACCTGATTCTTGCGTTTATCGGTTTCTTTTTGTTAGTGTTGATGCATGCATACGGAATGGAGATGCTTGCGGCGTTCAGCACGGGGCTGGATCAGTTTTTTTCCATTTGGATACAGCTGAATCTTGTCTTGTTTTTATTTAATCTGCTGCCGCTTCCTCCGCTCGATGGCTATCGAATTATTGAAGATCTCGTTCCGCCGGGGGTGCGTGCCAAGATGACGCAGGCGGAGAGCTACGGCTTTATCGTCTTTTTGGTTCTGTTTGTGACACCGCTCGGATCTTACGTGCTTTGGCCGCTGCTCAATGCCGGAAGAGATCGGATTTTACAGCTGTTTTCAGCGATATTTCAACCGCTTTTGTAG
- a CDS encoding 2-hydroxymuconate tautomerase produces the protein MPYVTVKMLEGRTDEQKRNLVEKVTEAVKETTGASEEKIVVFIEEMRKDHYAVAGKRLSDME, from the coding sequence ATGCCATACGTAACCGTCAAAATGCTCGAAGGCCGTACAGACGAGCAAAAACGCAATCTTGTCGAGAAAGTAACAGAAGCCGTAAAGGAAACAACCGGTGCTTCTGAAGAAAAAATTGTTGTGTTTATAGAAGAAATGAGAAAAGACCATTATGCCGTCGCAGGCAAACGCCTGAGCGATATGGAATAA
- a CDS encoding MarR family transcriptional regulator: MDHDKLEANLLDHALTKYLKSTKQIDEATVPKHVNNVRGFILRIIYRHGSCTIKDILKEVTLSPSATTTALNHLEQEGFIERSRNNNDRRTVWITLSDSGRGVAEQMIENRQQLIDGMFERLTAEEKKALLAIIAKLTQ, encoded by the coding sequence ATGGACCATGACAAACTGGAAGCAAATTTGCTTGATCACGCACTTACAAAATATTTAAAAAGCACGAAGCAAATAGATGAAGCCACCGTTCCGAAACACGTGAATAATGTAAGAGGATTTATTCTGCGGATCATATACAGACATGGGAGCTGCACCATAAAGGATATTCTGAAGGAGGTCACACTGTCTCCCTCTGCCACAACCACCGCTCTGAATCATTTAGAGCAGGAGGGGTTTATTGAGAGATCCAGAAATAACAATGACCGCCGCACTGTATGGATTACGCTTTCTGATTCGGGCCGGGGAGTGGCTGAACAAATGATCGAAAACCGCCAGCAGCTGATTGACGGCATGTTTGAGCGTTTGACAGCCGAAGAGAAAAAGGCATTATTAGCGATTATTGCGAAGCTGACCCAATAG
- the thrS gene encoding threonine--tRNA ligase produces the protein MSKHVHIQLQDGQINEYPKGITIKEAAGSISSSLQKKAAAGRVNGRLVDLSFKLEEDAELSIITLDSQEGLQVLRHTSAHVLAQAVKRLYGEVSLGVGPVIEDGFYYDMKLEQSLTSGDLEAIEKEMKNIINENLEIKRIEVSYEEAKALFAEKGEPFKLEILNDIPREEAITLYQQGEFVDLCRGPHLPSTGMIKAFKLTRVSGAYWRGDSENEVLQRVYGVAFQKKKDLDAHLHMLQEAAKRDHRKLGKQLELFMFSEEAPGMPFYLPKGQIVRNELERFSRELQTKAGYDEVRTPFMMNQRLWEQSGHWDHYRDNMYFSEVDDTRFAMKPMNCPGHMLIFKNSLYSYRDLPIRMAEFGQVHRHEYSGALNGMLRVRTFCQDDAHIFVREDQIESEIKEAIRLIDEVYRTFGFDYSVELSTRPEDSLGDDSLWEASERALAHVLEELGLSYEVNEGDGAFYGPKIDFHIKDALKRSHQCATIQLDFQMPEKFDLTYINEHNEKVRPVVIHRAVYGSIDRFFGILIEHFGGAFPVWLAPIQVQIIPVSHVHLDYCRKVQAELKQLGMRAGIDERNEKLGYKIRESQVQKIPYVLVLGDHEEQEGAVNVRQFGIQQSEHVPFQTFKDKLVKQVKNRSI, from the coding sequence ATGAGTAAACATGTACACATTCAGCTTCAAGACGGACAGATTAATGAATATCCGAAAGGTATCACAATCAAAGAAGCAGCTGGCTCTATCAGTTCCAGCCTGCAAAAGAAGGCGGCTGCGGGACGGGTCAATGGCAGGCTCGTTGATCTCAGCTTCAAGCTGGAGGAGGATGCTGAGCTTTCGATTATCACACTTGATTCACAAGAAGGCCTGCAGGTGCTTCGCCACACATCAGCGCACGTGCTGGCTCAAGCGGTGAAACGGCTGTACGGCGAAGTGTCATTGGGAGTGGGTCCTGTGATAGAAGACGGCTTCTACTATGATATGAAACTGGAGCAAAGCTTGACATCTGGAGACTTAGAGGCCATCGAAAAAGAAATGAAGAACATTATCAACGAGAATCTGGAAATCAAACGAATTGAGGTTTCTTACGAAGAGGCAAAAGCGCTGTTTGCTGAAAAAGGCGAGCCGTTTAAGCTGGAGATTTTGAACGATATACCGCGCGAGGAGGCTATCACGCTGTACCAGCAGGGAGAATTCGTTGACCTGTGCCGCGGGCCGCATCTTCCTTCTACAGGAATGATCAAGGCCTTCAAACTGACAAGAGTATCAGGCGCGTATTGGCGCGGAGACAGCGAAAATGAAGTCCTGCAGCGGGTGTACGGGGTTGCGTTTCAAAAGAAAAAAGATCTCGATGCGCATCTGCATATGCTGCAAGAGGCGGCAAAACGAGACCATCGCAAGCTGGGCAAACAATTAGAGCTGTTTATGTTTTCTGAGGAAGCGCCGGGGATGCCGTTTTATTTGCCAAAAGGGCAGATTGTCCGCAATGAGCTGGAACGCTTCTCGCGTGAGCTGCAAACAAAGGCCGGCTACGATGAGGTGCGTACGCCGTTTATGATGAATCAGCGGTTATGGGAGCAGTCAGGCCACTGGGATCATTATCGCGACAATATGTATTTTTCAGAAGTTGATGATACAAGATTCGCAATGAAGCCGATGAATTGCCCGGGCCACATGCTCATCTTTAAAAACAGCCTTTATTCTTATCGGGATCTGCCGATTCGCATGGCGGAATTCGGCCAGGTGCATCGCCATGAATACAGCGGTGCTTTAAATGGAATGCTTCGCGTCCGTACGTTTTGCCAGGATGATGCCCATATCTTTGTTCGGGAGGATCAGATTGAGAGTGAGATCAAAGAAGCGATTCGGCTGATTGATGAGGTATATCGTACATTCGGATTCGACTATTCGGTTGAGCTTTCGACTCGTCCTGAGGACTCATTAGGCGATGACAGCCTTTGGGAAGCATCGGAACGTGCCTTGGCACACGTTCTTGAGGAGCTTGGCCTGTCTTATGAGGTGAATGAAGGCGATGGGGCGTTTTACGGGCCGAAAATTGATTTTCACATAAAAGATGCCTTGAAACGGAGCCATCAATGCGCGACAATTCAGCTTGATTTTCAAATGCCTGAAAAATTTGATTTAACATATATCAATGAACACAATGAGAAGGTTCGTCCTGTTGTCATACACAGAGCGGTATACGGCTCAATCGACCGTTTCTTCGGGATTTTGATCGAGCATTTCGGCGGGGCTTTCCCAGTCTGGCTCGCACCAATCCAGGTTCAAATCATACCGGTATCGCATGTTCACTTGGACTATTGCAGAAAGGTGCAGGCAGAGCTGAAGCAGCTGGGGATGAGAGCCGGCATTGATGAGCGCAATGAGAAGCTCGGCTACAAAATCAGAGAGTCGCAGGTGCAGAAAATCCCGTACGTGCTGGTTCTTGGAGATCATGAAGAGCAGGAAGGTGCGGTAAACGTCCGGCAATTCGGAATTCAGCAGAGTGAACACGTTCCTTTCCAGACTTTTAAAGATAAACTTGTCAAACAGGTGAAAAATCGAAGTATCTAG
- a CDS encoding MFS transporter — translation MKNSGSLHKTDSSTGISVLIVLALGFLMATLDVTVVNVAMADMKSALSMSLSGVTWVVDGYILTFASLLLAGGALADRFGSKAIYILGLAVFVLASCLCAASINGQMLIAGRLMQGIGAALFMPSSLSLLAASYPDERVRARMFGLWAALVSAASGLGPFIGGVLVQAAGWQSIFLINVPLGAAALISAYRILVRVPGKSNRVNITGHMLGMAALGFLSFALIQGPSAGWRSPVILGAFAAAVLALVLFLLREISAETSILPASLYKNGRFSAAQFVGFLLNFSLFGGMFMLSLFLQEARGASSFMAGVELLPMMAVFVIGNLLFARLANRFEAGQLMFVSMAVSCIMALLLFVLVSPDFPYWQLAALMSVMNLGTGITVPAMTTVIMQAAGQKHANIAGAALNANRQIGALVGVAVSGVIIHLSATWYAGAGFTFLMMGAAYSLAALLVWLFLAAHNGTAAPEKNINH, via the coding sequence ATGAAAAACAGCGGATCTTTACACAAAACAGATTCATCAACAGGAATATCCGTACTGATCGTGCTCGCTCTTGGTTTTCTCATGGCTACTCTTGATGTAACCGTTGTGAATGTGGCGATGGCTGATATGAAAAGCGCTCTTTCGATGTCACTTTCAGGTGTGACGTGGGTTGTGGACGGGTACATCCTTACTTTTGCGTCGCTTCTGCTGGCAGGCGGGGCCTTGGCAGACCGCTTCGGCTCGAAGGCGATATATATACTGGGCTTGGCTGTTTTTGTCCTGGCCTCCTGCCTATGCGCCGCATCCATTAACGGCCAGATGCTGATTGCCGGACGTCTCATGCAGGGAATTGGCGCGGCTTTGTTTATGCCAAGCTCACTCAGCCTTTTGGCGGCCTCTTACCCAGATGAGCGGGTGCGGGCGCGCATGTTTGGATTGTGGGCCGCTCTTGTTTCCGCCGCTTCAGGCCTTGGGCCCTTTATCGGCGGTGTGCTGGTACAGGCGGCAGGCTGGCAGAGTATTTTTCTGATCAATGTGCCGTTAGGGGCTGCTGCGCTCATTTCAGCTTACCGAATACTCGTCCGCGTGCCGGGAAAAAGCAACCGTGTGAACATCACAGGGCATATGCTCGGAATGGCGGCTCTCGGGTTTCTTTCCTTTGCCTTGATACAGGGGCCTTCTGCGGGCTGGCGCTCGCCCGTAATTCTTGGTGCATTCGCGGCGGCGGTTTTGGCATTAGTGCTGTTCTTGCTGCGGGAAATCTCTGCCGAAACATCGATTCTGCCAGCGTCCTTATATAAAAACGGGCGATTCTCAGCTGCTCAATTCGTCGGGTTTTTGCTGAATTTTTCCCTTTTCGGCGGCATGTTTATGCTGAGCCTTTTTTTGCAGGAAGCACGAGGCGCAAGCTCCTTTATGGCCGGTGTTGAGCTGCTGCCGATGATGGCGGTCTTTGTGATCGGCAATCTGCTGTTTGCCCGTCTGGCGAATCGTTTTGAAGCCGGACAGCTTATGTTTGTGTCAATGGCGGTCAGCTGTATCATGGCATTGCTGTTGTTTGTGCTTGTTTCTCCTGATTTTCCTTATTGGCAGCTGGCGGCCTTGATGTCTGTTATGAACCTTGGCACCGGCATTACAGTTCCTGCCATGACAACTGTCATCATGCAGGCTGCCGGACAAAAGCATGCGAATATCGCCGGCGCGGCTTTGAATGCCAACAGGCAAATCGGAGCCTTAGTCGGCGTAGCGGTTTCCGGGGTGATCATTCATCTGTCCGCCACTTGGTACGCCGGTGCCGGATTTACGTTTTTGATGATGGGAGCGGCGTACAGCCTCGCCGCATTGCTTGTATGGCTGTTTCTGGCTGCCCATAACGGGACTGCTGCGCCAGAAAAAAATATAAATCACTGA
- a CDS encoding Rrf2 family transcriptional regulator, with protein sequence MKMKSGMEQAVSVLLLLSRLPVQSSLTSEAISQRLRVSPSYLKKLMRTLVQAGLAESIPGTKGGFTLTKPLTDITLYDVYQAVEGRGSMYQGKGLLQSVFEGESSCVLETVMGEIEDKWANLMREESLQQVMDRVGELYDLEKIDDWVNEQMKGQLQ encoded by the coding sequence ATGAAAATGAAATCAGGGATGGAGCAGGCGGTTTCTGTGCTGCTATTGTTGTCACGGCTGCCCGTACAGTCTTCTTTAACGTCAGAGGCAATCAGCCAGCGTTTACGCGTGTCTCCGTCTTATTTGAAGAAGCTGATGAGAACGTTGGTACAGGCCGGTTTGGCAGAATCCATACCGGGGACGAAGGGCGGTTTTACCCTTACGAAGCCTTTGACGGATATCACACTCTATGATGTTTATCAGGCGGTGGAAGGCAGAGGTTCGATGTATCAGGGAAAAGGCCTCCTGCAATCCGTATTCGAGGGTGAAAGCAGCTGTGTGCTGGAGACAGTCATGGGGGAAATCGAGGATAAATGGGCCAATCTCATGAGAGAAGAATCCTTGCAGCAAGTCATGGACAGAGTCGGGGAACTATATGATCTTGAAAAAATAGATGATTGGGTAAACGAGCAAATGAAAGGGCAATTGCAATGA